In a single window of the Mugil cephalus isolate CIBA_MC_2020 chromosome 6, CIBA_Mcephalus_1.1, whole genome shotgun sequence genome:
- the LOC125009164 gene encoding FYN-binding protein 1 isoform X5: MDQEDTMDFKALRAKFQDQDLLKQYKVKPALPDKPKVVPPPQSPPHYLPAGARPSLLTSISQSLEGKTAIAPRVIFKEEKEDKKESKKPLIPTKGKDKSEGKTKASKDKTKKLDEDSSDQKQKKENGKDKKNLLVLPGAQKEATAELVPANPPPKSTMSKKKGFLGFIKSSKRDSMDITPEPILDTPSSDAPGAVPLIPVPPDFSNAPLEPEIQAPPSLLPNSFTVPESSAAGEIASPSTILETSDAISPAAITPVIPVPEILTPESNIPLEIEDPALTVSRPSSQNGIIPKPLSAAPTPPPRSPEPEIATETAAEAVKAAAEPTSAPTSAPPSAPPSAPPSPKPERPISALSALERAEDMSPGKPTPPVDQRIFNALEKARRKTTSTSANSTRPYSISPPSEELSRPQSPSNAFPELPPIDYEDRAGKALQSKPAEINGLDHRQTSPVLEGIAEEGTEAIPELLLIPPPPPRQLLPEPESAGPAPEKPPRPPFVNLNEFIPPPPLEDNEIPAPLEFSETDTMDVPEFDDVVSDTYSPEQPSSEWGNEEHTVPDVLDTNSLPQYYSNGITLPETEISEPAFGDEYQYNLPVETSFSFPQDTTPVAEVHTVDGNCPTESAETTYEDISTSASKKKGKSDGGKKRKGTPKNPYAEAPQETVSPSTQEKVKMGRFGKSEKKAAAEGPDEKQLKKKEKQRLEKEKKELKEKQEREKKEQKEREKKENELKKKFKITGQEDALYQAKVTVTTKGRKNDLPVKCEDVISIIRTTNCPKGKWLARDRDNNYGYVSVDHVELDIKEMLELGKKTIHRPSNSVPDTEVDSPDKMASNHFAHSQESYDSEEWTGDEDDTLSPTTETADPLASVGHSRTLSMPDMGQKDLSINHQHSHSDISGEGSHIQARHEALHKLTTFFHSPKPVEAPASSDEQDTTGPVFATEETAHEETAQEPEASPTQEISFELPEMIILPPPEFE; the protein is encoded by the exons ATGGATCAG GAGGACACAATGGACTTCAAGGCCCTAAGGGCCAAGTTCCAAGATCAGGACCTCCTGAAGCAATACAAAGTAAAACCTGCTCTCCCAGACAAACCAAAAGTTGTCCCTCCTCCACAAAGCCCCCCTCATTACCTCCCCGCAGGAGcgcgcccctccctcctcacctccatcAGCCAGAGTTTGGAAGGAAAGACTGCCATCGCCCCAAGAGTGATCTtcaaggaggaaaaggaggacaaGAAGGAGAGCAAAAAACCTCTCATCCCAACTAAGGGAAAGGACAAGAGTGAAGGAAAGACAAAAGCAAGTAAAGATAAGACAAAGAAGCTTGATGAAGATTCGTCGGATCAGAAGCAGAAAAAGGAGAATGGTAAGGACAAGAAGAACTTATTGGTGCTGCCTGGAGCACAGAAGGAAGCTACGGCTGAGCTGGTGCCGGCCAACCCTCCCCCTAAATCCACAATGTCAAAGAAGAAGGGTTTCCTTGGTttcataaaatcctcaaaaAGAGATTCGATGGACATCACCCCAGAGCCAATCCTAGACACTCCGAGCTCAGATGCCCCTGGAGCAGTTCCACTCATTCCAGTGCCTCCTGACTTTAGTAACGCGCCACTAGAGCCAGAAATCCAGGCACCACCATCCCTTCTACCCAACAGCTTCACCGTACCTGAGTCCAGTGCTGCAGGGGAAATTGCCTCACCCTCCACTATCCTGGAAACTTCAGACGCCATCTCACCTGCTGCAATTACACCTGTTATCCCAGTACCTGAAATCCTTACCCCAGAGAGTAACATCCCTCTTGAGATTGAAGATCCTGCCTTGACAGTTTCCAGACCGTCCAGCCAAAATGGAATTATCCCCAAACCACTGAGCGCCGCGCCCACCCCTCCGCCAAGGTCTCCTGAGCCTGAGATTGCAACTGAAACTGCTGCAGAGGCTGTAAAAGCAGCCGCAGAGCCTACTTCAGCTCCTACGTCAGCTCCACCGTCAGCTCCACCGTCAGCTCCACCGTCTCCCAAACCTGAGCGTCCCATCTCAGCACTCTCTGCCCTGGAGAGGGCGGAGGACATGAGCCCTGGAAAGCCAACACCCCCTGTTGACCAGAGGATTTTCAATGCTTTGGAGAAGGCTCGGAGGAAGACCACCAG CACCTCGGCAAACTCCACTCGACCCTATTCCATCTCCCCTCCATCTGAGGAGCTTTCCCGTCCTCAGAGCCCCTCCAATGCTTTCCCAGAGCTCCCACCCATCGATTATGAAGACCGAGCTGGAAAAGCTCTCCAGTCGAAACCAGCAGAAATCAACGGCCTCGACCACC GACAAACCTCCCCAGTGCTGGAAGGGATTGCTGAGGAGGGGACTGAGGCTATCCCAGAGCTGCTATTgatcccccctcctccacccagaCAGCTCCTCCCAGAGCCGGAGTCTGCGGGTCCTGCACCAGAGAAGCCTCCCAGACCTCCCTTTGTCAACCTGAATGaattcattcctcctcctcctttggaAGATAATG AGATCCCTGCTCCTCTTGAGTTTTCAGAGACAGACACCATGGATGTCCCAGAGTTTGACGATGTTGTTTCAGACACCTATTCCCCCGAGCAGCCTTCTTCAGAGTGGGGCAACGAGGAGCACACAGTTCCAGATGTTCTGGACACAAACAGCCTGCCACAGTATTACAGTAACGGGATAACTCTTCCAGAAACCGAGATTTCAGAGCCGGCATTTGGAGATGAATACCAATATAATCTGCCAGTAGAaacctccttctctttccctcaGGACACCACTCCAGTGGCAGA GGTTCATACTGTTGACGGCAACTGCCCAACTGAGAGCGCAGAAACCACGTATGAGGACATCTCCACGTCTGCCAGcaaaaagaagggaaagagtGATGGGGGCAAGAAGCGCAAAGGAACACCAAAAA ATCCATACGCTGAGGCACCACAGGAAACAGTGAGCCCCTCT ACTCAAGAGAAAGTCAAGATGGGCAGGTTCGGCAA GAGCGAAAAGAAAGCTGCTGCAGAAGGGCCGGATgagaaacaactgaaaaaaaaagaaaagcagcgtctggaaaaggagaagaaggagctgaaggagaaacAAGAACGGGAAAAGAAGGagcagaaggaaagagagaagaaggagaacgagctgaagaagaaatTCAAA aTCACGGGACAGGAAGATGCCCTGTACCAGGCCAAAGTGACTGTGACCACAAAGGGCCGCAAGAACGATCTGCCCGTCAAGTGTGAAGACGTCATCAGCATCATCCGAACAACCAATTGCCCCAAAGGGAAGTGGCTGGCCAGGGACAGAGATAACAACT ACGGGTATGTTTCAGTGGATCACGTTGAGCTGGACATCAAGGAGATGCTGGAGCTGGGAAAGAAAACTATCCACAGACCTAGCAACAGTGTTCCTGACACAGAGGTGGATAGCCCAGATAAAAT ggCCTCCAACCACTTTGCACACTCTCAAGAAAGTT ACGACAGTGAGGAGTGGACCGGTGATGAAGATGACACCCTCTCCCCTACTACAGAAACTGCAGATCCACTGGCTTCAGT GGGTCACAGCAGGACTCTCTCCATGCCAGATATGG GACAAAAAGACCTTAGCATAAACCACCagcacagtcacagtgacatcaGCGGCGAGGGCTCTCATATCCA AGCGAGACATGAAGCACTTCACAAGTTGACAACTTTCTTCCATTCACCAAAACCTGTGGAGGCGCCTGCCAG CAGCGATGAACAAGACACAA CAGGTCCTGTGTTTGCGACCGAGGAGACGGCTCACGAGGAGACGGCTCAAGA gcCTGAGGCCAGTCCAACACAGGAAATAAGTTTTGAGCTTCCTGAGATGATCATCTTGCCTCCTCCTGAGTTCGAGTGA
- the LOC125009164 gene encoding FYN-binding protein 1 isoform X1, which produces MDQEDTMDFKALRAKFQDQDLLKQYKVKPALPDKPKVVPPPQSPPHYLPAGARPSLLTSISQSLEGKTAIAPRVIFKEEKEDKKESKKPLIPTKGKDKSEGKTKASKDKTKKLDEDSSDQKQKKENGKDKKNLLVLPGAQKEATAELVPANPPPKSTMSKKKGFLGFIKSSKRDSMDITPEPILDTPSSDAPGAVPLIPVPPDFSNAPLEPEIQAPPSLLPNSFTVPESSAAGEIASPSTILETSDAISPAAITPVIPVPEILTPESNIPLEIEDPALTVSRPSSQNGIIPKPLSAAPTPPPRSPEPEIATETAAEAVKAAAEPTSAPTSAPPSAPPSAPPSPKPERPISALSALERAEDMSPGKPTPPVDQRIFNALEKARRKTTSTSANSTRPYSISPPSEELSRPQSPSNAFPELPPIDYEDRAGKALQSKPAEINGLDHRQTSPVLEGIAEEGTEAIPELLLIPPPPPRQLLPEPESAGPAPEKPPRPPFVNLNEFIPPPPLEDNEIPAPLEFSETDTMDVPEFDDVVSDTYSPEQPSSEWGNEEHTVPDVLDTNSLPQYYSNGITLPETEISEPAFGDEYQYNLPVETSFSFPQDTTPVAEVHTVDGNCPTESAETTYEDISTSASKKKGKSDGGKKRKGTPKNPYAEAPQETVSPSTQEKVKMGRFGKSEKKAAAEGPDEKQLKKKEKQRLEKEKKELKEKQEREKKEQKEREKKENELKKKFKITGQEDALYQAKVTVTTKGRKNDLPVKCEDVISIIRTTNCPKGKWLARDRDNNYGYVSVDHVELDIKEMLELGKKTIHRPSNSVPDTEVDSPDKMASNHFAHSQESFTDDSEEWTGDEDDTLSPTTETADPLASVGHSRTLSMPDMGQKDLSINHQHSHSDISGEGSHIQARHEALHKLTTFFHSPKPVEAPASSDEQDTTGPVFATEETAHEETAQEPEASPTQEISFELPEMIILPPPEFE; this is translated from the exons ATGGATCAG GAGGACACAATGGACTTCAAGGCCCTAAGGGCCAAGTTCCAAGATCAGGACCTCCTGAAGCAATACAAAGTAAAACCTGCTCTCCCAGACAAACCAAAAGTTGTCCCTCCTCCACAAAGCCCCCCTCATTACCTCCCCGCAGGAGcgcgcccctccctcctcacctccatcAGCCAGAGTTTGGAAGGAAAGACTGCCATCGCCCCAAGAGTGATCTtcaaggaggaaaaggaggacaaGAAGGAGAGCAAAAAACCTCTCATCCCAACTAAGGGAAAGGACAAGAGTGAAGGAAAGACAAAAGCAAGTAAAGATAAGACAAAGAAGCTTGATGAAGATTCGTCGGATCAGAAGCAGAAAAAGGAGAATGGTAAGGACAAGAAGAACTTATTGGTGCTGCCTGGAGCACAGAAGGAAGCTACGGCTGAGCTGGTGCCGGCCAACCCTCCCCCTAAATCCACAATGTCAAAGAAGAAGGGTTTCCTTGGTttcataaaatcctcaaaaAGAGATTCGATGGACATCACCCCAGAGCCAATCCTAGACACTCCGAGCTCAGATGCCCCTGGAGCAGTTCCACTCATTCCAGTGCCTCCTGACTTTAGTAACGCGCCACTAGAGCCAGAAATCCAGGCACCACCATCCCTTCTACCCAACAGCTTCACCGTACCTGAGTCCAGTGCTGCAGGGGAAATTGCCTCACCCTCCACTATCCTGGAAACTTCAGACGCCATCTCACCTGCTGCAATTACACCTGTTATCCCAGTACCTGAAATCCTTACCCCAGAGAGTAACATCCCTCTTGAGATTGAAGATCCTGCCTTGACAGTTTCCAGACCGTCCAGCCAAAATGGAATTATCCCCAAACCACTGAGCGCCGCGCCCACCCCTCCGCCAAGGTCTCCTGAGCCTGAGATTGCAACTGAAACTGCTGCAGAGGCTGTAAAAGCAGCCGCAGAGCCTACTTCAGCTCCTACGTCAGCTCCACCGTCAGCTCCACCGTCAGCTCCACCGTCTCCCAAACCTGAGCGTCCCATCTCAGCACTCTCTGCCCTGGAGAGGGCGGAGGACATGAGCCCTGGAAAGCCAACACCCCCTGTTGACCAGAGGATTTTCAATGCTTTGGAGAAGGCTCGGAGGAAGACCACCAG CACCTCGGCAAACTCCACTCGACCCTATTCCATCTCCCCTCCATCTGAGGAGCTTTCCCGTCCTCAGAGCCCCTCCAATGCTTTCCCAGAGCTCCCACCCATCGATTATGAAGACCGAGCTGGAAAAGCTCTCCAGTCGAAACCAGCAGAAATCAACGGCCTCGACCACC GACAAACCTCCCCAGTGCTGGAAGGGATTGCTGAGGAGGGGACTGAGGCTATCCCAGAGCTGCTATTgatcccccctcctccacccagaCAGCTCCTCCCAGAGCCGGAGTCTGCGGGTCCTGCACCAGAGAAGCCTCCCAGACCTCCCTTTGTCAACCTGAATGaattcattcctcctcctcctttggaAGATAATG AGATCCCTGCTCCTCTTGAGTTTTCAGAGACAGACACCATGGATGTCCCAGAGTTTGACGATGTTGTTTCAGACACCTATTCCCCCGAGCAGCCTTCTTCAGAGTGGGGCAACGAGGAGCACACAGTTCCAGATGTTCTGGACACAAACAGCCTGCCACAGTATTACAGTAACGGGATAACTCTTCCAGAAACCGAGATTTCAGAGCCGGCATTTGGAGATGAATACCAATATAATCTGCCAGTAGAaacctccttctctttccctcaGGACACCACTCCAGTGGCAGA GGTTCATACTGTTGACGGCAACTGCCCAACTGAGAGCGCAGAAACCACGTATGAGGACATCTCCACGTCTGCCAGcaaaaagaagggaaagagtGATGGGGGCAAGAAGCGCAAAGGAACACCAAAAA ATCCATACGCTGAGGCACCACAGGAAACAGTGAGCCCCTCT ACTCAAGAGAAAGTCAAGATGGGCAGGTTCGGCAA GAGCGAAAAGAAAGCTGCTGCAGAAGGGCCGGATgagaaacaactgaaaaaaaaagaaaagcagcgtctggaaaaggagaagaaggagctgaaggagaaacAAGAACGGGAAAAGAAGGagcagaaggaaagagagaagaaggagaacgagctgaagaagaaatTCAAA aTCACGGGACAGGAAGATGCCCTGTACCAGGCCAAAGTGACTGTGACCACAAAGGGCCGCAAGAACGATCTGCCCGTCAAGTGTGAAGACGTCATCAGCATCATCCGAACAACCAATTGCCCCAAAGGGAAGTGGCTGGCCAGGGACAGAGATAACAACT ACGGGTATGTTTCAGTGGATCACGTTGAGCTGGACATCAAGGAGATGCTGGAGCTGGGAAAGAAAACTATCCACAGACCTAGCAACAGTGTTCCTGACACAGAGGTGGATAGCCCAGATAAAAT ggCCTCCAACCACTTTGCACACTCTCAAGAAAGTT TCACAGACGACAGTGAGGAGTGGACCGGTGATGAAGATGACACCCTCTCCCCTACTACAGAAACTGCAGATCCACTGGCTTCAGT GGGTCACAGCAGGACTCTCTCCATGCCAGATATGG GACAAAAAGACCTTAGCATAAACCACCagcacagtcacagtgacatcaGCGGCGAGGGCTCTCATATCCA AGCGAGACATGAAGCACTTCACAAGTTGACAACTTTCTTCCATTCACCAAAACCTGTGGAGGCGCCTGCCAG CAGCGATGAACAAGACACAA CAGGTCCTGTGTTTGCGACCGAGGAGACGGCTCACGAGGAGACGGCTCAAGA gcCTGAGGCCAGTCCAACACAGGAAATAAGTTTTGAGCTTCCTGAGATGATCATCTTGCCTCCTCCTGAGTTCGAGTGA
- the LOC125009164 gene encoding FYN-binding protein 1 isoform X3, producing MDQEDTMDFKALRAKFQDQDLLKQYKVKPALPDKPKVVPPPQSPPHYLPAGARPSLLTSISQSLEGKTAIAPRVIFKEEKEDKKESKKPLIPTKGKDKSEGKTKASKDKTKKLDEDSSDQKQKKENGKDKKNLLVLPGAQKEATAELVPANPPPKSTMSKKKGFLGFIKSSKRDSMDITPEPILDTPSSDAPGAVPLIPVPPDFSNAPLEPEIQAPPSLLPNSFTVPESSAAGEIASPSTILETSDAISPAAITPVIPVPEILTPESNIPLEIEDPALTVSRPSSQNGIIPKPLSAAPTPPPRSPEPEIATETAAEAVKAAAEPTSAPTSAPPSAPPSAPPSPKPERPISALSALERAEDMSPGKPTPPVDQRIFNALEKARRKTTSTSANSTRPYSISPPSEELSRPQSPSNAFPELPPIDYEDRAGKALQSKPAEINGLDHRQTSPVLEGIAEEGTEAIPELLLIPPPPPRQLLPEPESAGPAPEKPPRPPFVNLNEFIPPPPLEDNEIPAPLEFSETDTMDVPEFDDVVSDTYSPEQPSSEWGNEEHTVPDVLDTNSLPQYYSNGITLPETEISEPAFGDEYQYNLPVETSFSFPQDTTPVAEVHTVDGNCPTESAETTYEDISTSASKKKGKSDGGKKRKGTPKNPYAEAPQETVSPSTQEKVKMGRFGKSEKKAAAEGPDEKQLKKKEKQRLEKEKKELKEKQEREKKEQKEREKKENELKKKFKITGQEDALYQAKVTVTTKGRKNDLPVKCEDVISIIRTTNCPKGKWLARDRDNNYGYVSVDHVELDIKEMLELGKKTIHRPSNSVPDTEVDSPDKMASNHFAHSQESFTDDSEEWTGDEDDTLSPTTETADPLASVGHSRTLSMPDMGQKDLSINHQHSHSDISGEGSHIQARHEALHKLTTFFHSPKPVEAPASSDEQDTSPVFATEETAHEETAQEPEASPTQEISFELPEMIILPPPEFE from the exons ATGGATCAG GAGGACACAATGGACTTCAAGGCCCTAAGGGCCAAGTTCCAAGATCAGGACCTCCTGAAGCAATACAAAGTAAAACCTGCTCTCCCAGACAAACCAAAAGTTGTCCCTCCTCCACAAAGCCCCCCTCATTACCTCCCCGCAGGAGcgcgcccctccctcctcacctccatcAGCCAGAGTTTGGAAGGAAAGACTGCCATCGCCCCAAGAGTGATCTtcaaggaggaaaaggaggacaaGAAGGAGAGCAAAAAACCTCTCATCCCAACTAAGGGAAAGGACAAGAGTGAAGGAAAGACAAAAGCAAGTAAAGATAAGACAAAGAAGCTTGATGAAGATTCGTCGGATCAGAAGCAGAAAAAGGAGAATGGTAAGGACAAGAAGAACTTATTGGTGCTGCCTGGAGCACAGAAGGAAGCTACGGCTGAGCTGGTGCCGGCCAACCCTCCCCCTAAATCCACAATGTCAAAGAAGAAGGGTTTCCTTGGTttcataaaatcctcaaaaAGAGATTCGATGGACATCACCCCAGAGCCAATCCTAGACACTCCGAGCTCAGATGCCCCTGGAGCAGTTCCACTCATTCCAGTGCCTCCTGACTTTAGTAACGCGCCACTAGAGCCAGAAATCCAGGCACCACCATCCCTTCTACCCAACAGCTTCACCGTACCTGAGTCCAGTGCTGCAGGGGAAATTGCCTCACCCTCCACTATCCTGGAAACTTCAGACGCCATCTCACCTGCTGCAATTACACCTGTTATCCCAGTACCTGAAATCCTTACCCCAGAGAGTAACATCCCTCTTGAGATTGAAGATCCTGCCTTGACAGTTTCCAGACCGTCCAGCCAAAATGGAATTATCCCCAAACCACTGAGCGCCGCGCCCACCCCTCCGCCAAGGTCTCCTGAGCCTGAGATTGCAACTGAAACTGCTGCAGAGGCTGTAAAAGCAGCCGCAGAGCCTACTTCAGCTCCTACGTCAGCTCCACCGTCAGCTCCACCGTCAGCTCCACCGTCTCCCAAACCTGAGCGTCCCATCTCAGCACTCTCTGCCCTGGAGAGGGCGGAGGACATGAGCCCTGGAAAGCCAACACCCCCTGTTGACCAGAGGATTTTCAATGCTTTGGAGAAGGCTCGGAGGAAGACCACCAG CACCTCGGCAAACTCCACTCGACCCTATTCCATCTCCCCTCCATCTGAGGAGCTTTCCCGTCCTCAGAGCCCCTCCAATGCTTTCCCAGAGCTCCCACCCATCGATTATGAAGACCGAGCTGGAAAAGCTCTCCAGTCGAAACCAGCAGAAATCAACGGCCTCGACCACC GACAAACCTCCCCAGTGCTGGAAGGGATTGCTGAGGAGGGGACTGAGGCTATCCCAGAGCTGCTATTgatcccccctcctccacccagaCAGCTCCTCCCAGAGCCGGAGTCTGCGGGTCCTGCACCAGAGAAGCCTCCCAGACCTCCCTTTGTCAACCTGAATGaattcattcctcctcctcctttggaAGATAATG AGATCCCTGCTCCTCTTGAGTTTTCAGAGACAGACACCATGGATGTCCCAGAGTTTGACGATGTTGTTTCAGACACCTATTCCCCCGAGCAGCCTTCTTCAGAGTGGGGCAACGAGGAGCACACAGTTCCAGATGTTCTGGACACAAACAGCCTGCCACAGTATTACAGTAACGGGATAACTCTTCCAGAAACCGAGATTTCAGAGCCGGCATTTGGAGATGAATACCAATATAATCTGCCAGTAGAaacctccttctctttccctcaGGACACCACTCCAGTGGCAGA GGTTCATACTGTTGACGGCAACTGCCCAACTGAGAGCGCAGAAACCACGTATGAGGACATCTCCACGTCTGCCAGcaaaaagaagggaaagagtGATGGGGGCAAGAAGCGCAAAGGAACACCAAAAA ATCCATACGCTGAGGCACCACAGGAAACAGTGAGCCCCTCT ACTCAAGAGAAAGTCAAGATGGGCAGGTTCGGCAA GAGCGAAAAGAAAGCTGCTGCAGAAGGGCCGGATgagaaacaactgaaaaaaaaagaaaagcagcgtctggaaaaggagaagaaggagctgaaggagaaacAAGAACGGGAAAAGAAGGagcagaaggaaagagagaagaaggagaacgagctgaagaagaaatTCAAA aTCACGGGACAGGAAGATGCCCTGTACCAGGCCAAAGTGACTGTGACCACAAAGGGCCGCAAGAACGATCTGCCCGTCAAGTGTGAAGACGTCATCAGCATCATCCGAACAACCAATTGCCCCAAAGGGAAGTGGCTGGCCAGGGACAGAGATAACAACT ACGGGTATGTTTCAGTGGATCACGTTGAGCTGGACATCAAGGAGATGCTGGAGCTGGGAAAGAAAACTATCCACAGACCTAGCAACAGTGTTCCTGACACAGAGGTGGATAGCCCAGATAAAAT ggCCTCCAACCACTTTGCACACTCTCAAGAAAGTT TCACAGACGACAGTGAGGAGTGGACCGGTGATGAAGATGACACCCTCTCCCCTACTACAGAAACTGCAGATCCACTGGCTTCAGT GGGTCACAGCAGGACTCTCTCCATGCCAGATATGG GACAAAAAGACCTTAGCATAAACCACCagcacagtcacagtgacatcaGCGGCGAGGGCTCTCATATCCA AGCGAGACATGAAGCACTTCACAAGTTGACAACTTTCTTCCATTCACCAAAACCTGTGGAGGCGCCTGCCAG CAGCGATGAACAAGACACAA GTCCTGTGTTTGCGACCGAGGAGACGGCTCACGAGGAGACGGCTCAAGA gcCTGAGGCCAGTCCAACACAGGAAATAAGTTTTGAGCTTCCTGAGATGATCATCTTGCCTCCTCCTGAGTTCGAGTGA